From Anopheles coluzzii chromosome 3, AcolN3, whole genome shotgun sequence, the proteins below share one genomic window:
- the LOC120959103 gene encoding cyclin-dependent kinase inhibitor 1C-like: MWKLIRLVQPLPDRSDFQDSFPVTYTRTVPVSVPAPCPAHFPVPVPHPNAVPHPAVESAPVPTLSITSKKPI; this comes from the exons ATGTGGAAGCTAATCCGGTTGGTTCAACCTTTGCCAGACCGTTCAGACTTCCAGGATTCATTTCCGGTCACCTACACGAG AACCGTGCCTGTATCAGTGCCCGCTCCTTGTCCGGCTCATTTTCCTGTACCGGTACCACATCCAAACGCTGTGCCCCATCCGGCGGTTGAATCGGCGCCTGTCCCAACGCTTTCCATCACatcaaaaaaacccatttga